The following are encoded together in the Oscarella lobularis chromosome 10, ooOscLobu1.1, whole genome shotgun sequence genome:
- the LOC136192213 gene encoding E3 ubiquitin-protein ligase Mdm2-like isoform X2: MASQPYQRGAIYYQISRELGFVLQPTIAQRASLLLSLNQLTEHIRLYLVARNLIDESVRPVVVRCGDDPIGKVLGVREFTLVHDTLCSLLLPHCRKVTVQRPDAPAVIAAVAAAAASRARNRDIAATPTPTRPFIVPPSALRPSDSGPSAASRREAARSREEQSRESRPSIEETAVPVASSTQSSLGYDTGNDSDATIILSAGEEQKEEEKEEVEEEEEEEEEELEEDEAEEEEEEEEEMEMFDSQESGIFIERHQQLSQEDTDVPEVNDDNYIFLDDMLTEYEFTEYEPESVSSSDGSLYSDSAESESEQMINAQVGTVDTDVRSSVGVHSATAAAAARTCVVCLTRPVNATITHGVSAHFVCCMRCGRRLARKRKGCPICRKTIESVILTYT, encoded by the exons ATGGCTAGTCAGCCGTACCAACGGGGAGCCATCTAC TACCAAATATCGCGCGAATTGGGCTTTGTCCTTCAACCGACGATAGCCCAGCGAGCGTCGCTGCTTCTTTCGCTCAATCAG CTAACGGAACACATTCGCCTCTATCTCGTCGCTCGCAACCTGATCGACGAATCCGTGCGCCCGGTCGTCGTTCGCTGTGGCGACGATCCAATCGGCAAAGTCCTCGGCGTTCGAGAATTCACACTCGTTCACGACACGCTCTG CTCTTTGCTGCTGCCCCACTGCCGCAAAGTGACTGTCCAAAGACCCGACGCTCCCGCCGTCATCGctgccgttgccgccgcggcggcgtctCGCGCTCGAAACCGTGACATCGCTGCGACTCCGACTCCGACTCGTCCCTTCATTGTACCTCCCTCAGCGCTGCGTCCATCTGACTCGGGACCATCAGCTGCTTCTCGAAGAGAGGCGGCAAGATCGAGAGAAGAGCAATCGAGGGAATCTCGGCCGTCTATCG AGGAGACAGCAGTTCCCGTTGCTTCTTCGACTCAAAGTTCTCTCGGCTACGACACGGGCAACGACAGCGATGCAACGATCATCTTGTCAGCCGGAGAAGAAcaaaaggaggaagaaaaagaagaggtagaggaagaagaagaagaagaagaagaagaactggaggaggacgaggcagaggaagaggaggaggaggaggaagagatggAAATGTTTGACTCTCAAGAGTCTGGCATTTTTATCGAGCGTCACCAGCAATTGTCTCAAGAGGACACCGACGTGCCAGAagtcaacgacgacaactaCATCTTTCTTGACGACATGCTAACCGAGTACGAATTCACGGAATACGAACCGGAGAGCGTATCGAGTTCAGACGGTTCATTGTACTCCGACTCTGCCGAGTCGGAATCAGAACAGATGATCAATGCTCAAGTGGGAACTGTTGATACTGACGTCAGGTCCTCAGTTGGCGTGCACagtgcgacggcggcggcggcggcgcgcacGTGCGTCGTCTGCTTGACGCGGCCCGTCAATGCGACAATCACCCACGGGGTTTCGGCACACTTTGTCTGCTGCATGCGCTGTGGACGACGTTTGgcaagaaagcgaaagggCTGTCCGATATGTAGAAAAACTATTGAGTCCGTTATATTGACTTATACCTAA
- the LOC136192203 gene encoding AP-3 complex subunit beta-1-like isoform X2, translating to MAGVSGTPYSMEGGHSSSSFSAATDDVNRDMTGGFFSSDQTRLEELKKMLDGNKDGQKLESMKRIIGMIAKGRNVSALFPAVVKNVVSKNPEIKKLVYVYLMRYAEEEQDLALLSISTFQKALKDPNQLIRASALRVLSSIRVPVIVPIMMLALKECVTDMSAFVRKTVAHAIPKLFSYDPEQKDALIELIERLLTDRTTLVAGSAVTAFEEVCGERIDLIHKNYRKLCNLLVDVDEWGQLAIIQMLTRYARTQFLNPNVEDQEVTEAKFYSSTESDSDSDDEDEDEREKKRKRKEEKEKKKKSMYVMDSDHRLLLQSTKPLLQSRNAAVVLAVAQLYFHTAPAAEHSVVIRPLVRLLRSHSEVQWVVLTNIATVTSARQGLFEPYLKSFFVMGSDPTHVKLLKLEIMTNLANETNISVVLREFQTYVTSNDKEFVAATIRAIGRCASNLSDVTDSCLTGLMGLVSHRDETVVGESVVIIKTLLQMQPSEHKDLIVQMAKLTDKVQVPMAKASILWLMGEYSDRVPKIAPDVLRKMVKSFPSEEDIVKLQILNLASKLCLTNPKQTKLLCHHVLNLAKYDTNYDIRDRARFLRTLLFPAEKSVISKYAKKILLVRKPAPVLESAYKERNQWQFGTLSHLINSSATGYQPLPDFPLEQPDPSVRNVEVELPWKSEKKTKGKGKGKGKKPGKSFLESFYSESTEESGSESESSSGSGSEESDESGSGSEESGSESEEESGSWATESEPEEEEEDEEEEEDDDEETDEEDSDDDESEEEPVKKEPVKEKKPKPSEVAKPTKKSPAKKKPDTVQLLDFGGGDDDAGAGAAPAPIEASAMLKPSIASDLDTLETPSKVIQLSTPSSVPRQSFQLLHRITGKSLAVSYSFTRKEHLYSDKMVDVELVFTNQGDHAIQNIAIGNKQLEAKMELHDFGQIDSLAAGESISVSIGVNFADTLNPAKFDLVTKSSKFPVKIEARVGELIRGIVMSEAMFAKERGKLAGMNETSGQIALNEAIEPSALVERVLLVANMSVVSSQSEEGKVTVRFCGQTSCDRVAVLTSVAVDENGKAKIVINCEKIVIGSMLLKEIKAELAKA from the exons ATGGCAGGCGTCTCTGGGACTCCTTACTCAATGGAAGGAGGTCACAGCTCTTCCTCGTTTAGTGCCGCTACGGACGATGTCAATCGCGACATGACGGGaggctttttctcgtcggatCAGACAAG ATTGGAAGAGCTAAAGAAGATGCTCGACGGCAACAAGGACGGCCAAAAACTCGAATCGATGAAGCGAATCATAGGA ATGATCGCCAAAGGCCGAAACGTCTCCGCTCTGTTCCCGGCCGTCGTAAAGAACGTCGTGTCGAAAAATCCCGAA aTCAAGAAACTCGTTTACGTTTACCTGATGCGCTATGCCGAAGAAGAACAGGATCTCGCTCTTCTCTCCATCAGCACCTTTCAGAAAGCTCTGAAG GATCCAAATCAATTGATTCGCGCCAGCGCTTTGCGCGTACTTTCAAGCATACGCGTTCCCGTTATTGTGCCTATTATGATGCTTGCGCTGAAGGAG TGTGTGACTGACATGTCTGCCTTTGTGAGAAAGACGGTGGCTCACGCAATACCAAAATTGTTTAG CTATGATCCCGAGCAAAAAGACGCTCTGATTGAGCTCATTGAACGTCTCCTAACCGACAGGACAACG TTGGTTGCCGGAAGTGCCGTCACTGCCTTTGAGGAGGTCTGCGGCGAGCGAATCGATCTGATACACAAGAACTATCGCAAGCTTTGCAAtctgctcgtcgacgtcgacgagtgggGTCAACTGGCGATCATACAGATGCTGACGCGATACGCGAGAACTCAGTTTCTCAATCCAAATGTCGAAGATCAGGAGGTCACCGAAGCGAAATTCTACTCGTCGACGGAATCGGATTccgattcggacgacgaggacgaggacgaaagggagaagaagaggaaaaggaaagaggaaaaggaaaagaagaagaagagcatgTACGTGATGGATTCGGATCACAGGCTGCTTCTGCAGTCGACGAAGCCTTTGCTTCAAAGTCGAAACGCGGCG GTCGTTCTTGCAGTCGCTCAGCTATACTTTCACACTGCACCGGCCGCCGAGCATTCCGTCGTCATTCGACCTCTCGTTCGGTTGCTGAGAAGCCACAg TGAGGTTCAGTGGGTCGTTTTGACTAACATAGCGACTGTGACGTCCGCGAGACAG GGTCTCTTTGAGCCCTATTTGAAGAGCTTCTTTGTAATGGGAAGTGATCCGACACACGTAAAACTACTCAAG CTCGAAATCATGACTAATCTGGCCAACGAGACGAACATCTCGGTCGTCCTTCGAGAATTTCAG acGTACGTCACGAGCAATGACAAGGAATTCGTTGCTGCTACGATACGGGCGATTGGCCGCTGCGCTTCGAACTTGTCTGACGTGACCGATTCGTGTCTTACTGGACTTATGGGTCTGGTGTCGCACAGAGACG AAACTGTTGTGGGAGAGAGCGTGGTGATCATCAAGACGTTGCTTCAGATGCAG CCTTCAGAGCACAAGGATCTCATTGTCCAGATGGCAAAGCTTACGGACAAAGTTCAA GTTCCCATGGCCAAGGCGAGCATACTATGGCTCATGGGTGAGTACTCGGACAGAGTGCCGAAAATTGCGCCGGACGTTCTTAGGAAAATGGTGAAGTCGTTTCCGTCTGAG GAGGATATTGTCAAGTTGCAGATCTTGAATTTAGCGTCGAAGCTGTGTCTGACCAATCCGAAGCAGACGAAACTTCTATGCCATCACGTTCTAAATTTGGCTAAGTACGACACGAACTACGACATTCGCGATCGAGCCAGATTCCTTCGAACTCTTCTTTTCCCAGCAGAAAAG AGCGTTATTAGCAAATACGCAAAGAAGATCTTGCTCGTTCGAAAGCCAGCTCCGGTATTGGAGTCGGCTTATAAGGAGAGAAATCAATGGCAGTTTGGCACCCTGTCTCATCTTATCAATAGCAGCGCCACGGGCTATCAGCCCTTGCCCGATTTTCCTCTGGAGCAGCCGGACCCAAGTGTCAGGAATGTCGAG GTTGAATTGCCTTGGAAAtccgagaagaaaacgaaagggaaagggaaagggaaagggaaaaaGCCGGGCAAGTCTTTTCTCGAATCATTCTATTCCGAATCGACAG AAGAGTCGGGATCtgaaagcgaatcgtcgagtGGCAGCGGTAGCGAAGAATCTGACGAATCTGGATCGGGCAGCGAGGAAAGTGGATCCGAAAGCGAGGAGGAAAGCGGAAGCTGGGCCACCGAGTCCGAAccagaggaggaggaggaagacgaagaagaggaagaagacgacgacgaggaaaccgacgaagaagactccgacgatgacgaatcCGAAGAAGAGCCAGTAAAAAAGGAACcagtcaaagagaaaaagccgAAGCCATCCGAAGTTGCTAAACCGACGAAAAAG AGCCCCGCTAAGAAAAAACCCGACACCGTTCAGCTTCTAGACTtcggtggcggcgacgatg ACGCCGGAGCTGGAGCTGCGCCGGCCCCAATAGAGGCGTCCGCTATGTTGAAACCGTCCATAGCGTCGGATCTCGATACCCTAGAAACGCCTTCTAAAGTCATCCAA CTTTCTACTCCTAGCTCCGTTCCTCGTCAATCTTTCCAATTACTTCATCGTATCACGGGAAAGAGCCTAGCGGTGTCCTACTCGTTCACGCGAAAGGAGCATTTATATTCGGATAAGAtggtcgacgtcgaattggtGTTCACCAATCAAGGAGACCACGCCATTCAGAATATTGCTATAGGAAATAAG CAACTTGAAGCAAAGATGGAGCTGCACGATTTTGGCCAAATTG ATTCGTTGGCTGCTGGTGAATCGATTTCCGTCTCCATTGGCGTCAATTTTGCCGATACTTTGAATCCTGCAAAATTTGATCTGGT aacaaaatcgtcgaaatttcCTGTCAAAATCGAGGCTAGAGTAGGAGAACTGATTCGTGGCATAGTCATGTCTGAGGCTATGTTTGCAAAGGAACGAG GCAAGCTGGCTGGAATGAATGAAACGTCGGGGCAGATTGCTCTGAATGAAGCTATTGAGCCATCTGCTCTGGTGGAACGCGTTCTGCTTGTGGCTAATATGTCAGTTGTTTCGTCGCAGTCAGAAGAAGGAAAGGTTACCGTTCGCTTTTGCGGTCAGACATCGTgcgatcgcgtcgccgttttgacgtccgtcgccgtcgacgaaaatggAAAGGCGAAAATTGTCATAAATTGCGAAAAGATTGTGATTGGCTCGATGCTGCTGAAGGAAATCAAAGCCGAATTGGCAAAGGCATGA
- the LOC136192203 gene encoding AP-3 complex subunit beta-1-like isoform X1: MAGVSGTPYSMEGGHSSSSFSAATDDVNRDMTGGFFSSDQTRLEELKKMLDGNKDGQKLESMKRIIGMIAKGRNVSALFPAVVKNVVSKNPEIKKLVYVYLMRYAEEEQDLALLSISTFQKALKDPNQLIRASALRVLSSIRVPVIVPIMMLALKECVTDMSAFVRKTVAHAIPKLFSYDPEQKDALIELIERLLTDRTTLVAGSAVTAFEEVCGERIDLIHKNYRKLCNLLVDVDEWGQLAIIQMLTRYARTQFLNPNVEDQEVTEAKFYSSTESDSDSDDEDEDEREKKRKRKEEKEKKKKSMYVMDSDHRLLLQSTKPLLQSRNAAVVLAVAQLYFHTAPAAEHSVVIRPLVRLLRSHSEVQWVVLTNIATVTSARQGLFEPYLKSFFVMGSDPTHVKLLKLEIMTNLANETNISVVLREFQTYVTSNDKEFVAATIRAIGRCASNLSDVTDSCLTGLMGLVSHRDETVVGESVVIIKTLLQMQPSEHKDLIVQMAKLTDKVQVPMAKASILWLMGEYSDRVPKIAPDVLRKMVKSFPSEEDIVKLQILNLASKLCLTNPKQTKLLCHHVLNLAKYDTNYDIRDRARFLRTLLFPAEKSVISKYAKKILLVRKPAPVLESAYKERNQWQFGTLSHLINSSATGYQPLPDFPLEQPDPSVRNVEVRIELDCWDFVDSFLQVELPWKSEKKTKGKGKGKGKKPGKSFLESFYSESTEESGSESESSSGSGSEESDESGSGSEESGSESEEESGSWATESEPEEEEEDEEEEEDDDEETDEEDSDDDESEEEPVKKEPVKEKKPKPSEVAKPTKKSPAKKKPDTVQLLDFGGGDDDAGAGAAPAPIEASAMLKPSIASDLDTLETPSKVIQLSTPSSVPRQSFQLLHRITGKSLAVSYSFTRKEHLYSDKMVDVELVFTNQGDHAIQNIAIGNKQLEAKMELHDFGQIDSLAAGESISVSIGVNFADTLNPAKFDLVTKSSKFPVKIEARVGELIRGIVMSEAMFAKERGKLAGMNETSGQIALNEAIEPSALVERVLLVANMSVVSSQSEEGKVTVRFCGQTSCDRVAVLTSVAVDENGKAKIVINCEKIVIGSMLLKEIKAELAKA, encoded by the exons ATGGCAGGCGTCTCTGGGACTCCTTACTCAATGGAAGGAGGTCACAGCTCTTCCTCGTTTAGTGCCGCTACGGACGATGTCAATCGCGACATGACGGGaggctttttctcgtcggatCAGACAAG ATTGGAAGAGCTAAAGAAGATGCTCGACGGCAACAAGGACGGCCAAAAACTCGAATCGATGAAGCGAATCATAGGA ATGATCGCCAAAGGCCGAAACGTCTCCGCTCTGTTCCCGGCCGTCGTAAAGAACGTCGTGTCGAAAAATCCCGAA aTCAAGAAACTCGTTTACGTTTACCTGATGCGCTATGCCGAAGAAGAACAGGATCTCGCTCTTCTCTCCATCAGCACCTTTCAGAAAGCTCTGAAG GATCCAAATCAATTGATTCGCGCCAGCGCTTTGCGCGTACTTTCAAGCATACGCGTTCCCGTTATTGTGCCTATTATGATGCTTGCGCTGAAGGAG TGTGTGACTGACATGTCTGCCTTTGTGAGAAAGACGGTGGCTCACGCAATACCAAAATTGTTTAG CTATGATCCCGAGCAAAAAGACGCTCTGATTGAGCTCATTGAACGTCTCCTAACCGACAGGACAACG TTGGTTGCCGGAAGTGCCGTCACTGCCTTTGAGGAGGTCTGCGGCGAGCGAATCGATCTGATACACAAGAACTATCGCAAGCTTTGCAAtctgctcgtcgacgtcgacgagtgggGTCAACTGGCGATCATACAGATGCTGACGCGATACGCGAGAACTCAGTTTCTCAATCCAAATGTCGAAGATCAGGAGGTCACCGAAGCGAAATTCTACTCGTCGACGGAATCGGATTccgattcggacgacgaggacgaggacgaaagggagaagaagaggaaaaggaaagaggaaaaggaaaagaagaagaagagcatgTACGTGATGGATTCGGATCACAGGCTGCTTCTGCAGTCGACGAAGCCTTTGCTTCAAAGTCGAAACGCGGCG GTCGTTCTTGCAGTCGCTCAGCTATACTTTCACACTGCACCGGCCGCCGAGCATTCCGTCGTCATTCGACCTCTCGTTCGGTTGCTGAGAAGCCACAg TGAGGTTCAGTGGGTCGTTTTGACTAACATAGCGACTGTGACGTCCGCGAGACAG GGTCTCTTTGAGCCCTATTTGAAGAGCTTCTTTGTAATGGGAAGTGATCCGACACACGTAAAACTACTCAAG CTCGAAATCATGACTAATCTGGCCAACGAGACGAACATCTCGGTCGTCCTTCGAGAATTTCAG acGTACGTCACGAGCAATGACAAGGAATTCGTTGCTGCTACGATACGGGCGATTGGCCGCTGCGCTTCGAACTTGTCTGACGTGACCGATTCGTGTCTTACTGGACTTATGGGTCTGGTGTCGCACAGAGACG AAACTGTTGTGGGAGAGAGCGTGGTGATCATCAAGACGTTGCTTCAGATGCAG CCTTCAGAGCACAAGGATCTCATTGTCCAGATGGCAAAGCTTACGGACAAAGTTCAA GTTCCCATGGCCAAGGCGAGCATACTATGGCTCATGGGTGAGTACTCGGACAGAGTGCCGAAAATTGCGCCGGACGTTCTTAGGAAAATGGTGAAGTCGTTTCCGTCTGAG GAGGATATTGTCAAGTTGCAGATCTTGAATTTAGCGTCGAAGCTGTGTCTGACCAATCCGAAGCAGACGAAACTTCTATGCCATCACGTTCTAAATTTGGCTAAGTACGACACGAACTACGACATTCGCGATCGAGCCAGATTCCTTCGAACTCTTCTTTTCCCAGCAGAAAAG AGCGTTATTAGCAAATACGCAAAGAAGATCTTGCTCGTTCGAAAGCCAGCTCCGGTATTGGAGTCGGCTTATAAGGAGAGAAATCAATGGCAGTTTGGCACCCTGTCTCATCTTATCAATAGCAGCGCCACGGGCTATCAGCCCTTGCCCGATTTTCCTCTGGAGCAGCCGGACCCAAGTGTCAGGAATGTCGAGGTACGGATAGAGTTAGATTGCTGGGACTTTGTTGACTCTTTTCTTCAGGTTGAATTGCCTTGGAAAtccgagaagaaaacgaaagggaaagggaaagggaaagggaaaaaGCCGGGCAAGTCTTTTCTCGAATCATTCTATTCCGAATCGACAG AAGAGTCGGGATCtgaaagcgaatcgtcgagtGGCAGCGGTAGCGAAGAATCTGACGAATCTGGATCGGGCAGCGAGGAAAGTGGATCCGAAAGCGAGGAGGAAAGCGGAAGCTGGGCCACCGAGTCCGAAccagaggaggaggaggaagacgaagaagaggaagaagacgacgacgaggaaaccgacgaagaagactccgacgatgacgaatcCGAAGAAGAGCCAGTAAAAAAGGAACcagtcaaagagaaaaagccgAAGCCATCCGAAGTTGCTAAACCGACGAAAAAG AGCCCCGCTAAGAAAAAACCCGACACCGTTCAGCTTCTAGACTtcggtggcggcgacgatg ACGCCGGAGCTGGAGCTGCGCCGGCCCCAATAGAGGCGTCCGCTATGTTGAAACCGTCCATAGCGTCGGATCTCGATACCCTAGAAACGCCTTCTAAAGTCATCCAA CTTTCTACTCCTAGCTCCGTTCCTCGTCAATCTTTCCAATTACTTCATCGTATCACGGGAAAGAGCCTAGCGGTGTCCTACTCGTTCACGCGAAAGGAGCATTTATATTCGGATAAGAtggtcgacgtcgaattggtGTTCACCAATCAAGGAGACCACGCCATTCAGAATATTGCTATAGGAAATAAG CAACTTGAAGCAAAGATGGAGCTGCACGATTTTGGCCAAATTG ATTCGTTGGCTGCTGGTGAATCGATTTCCGTCTCCATTGGCGTCAATTTTGCCGATACTTTGAATCCTGCAAAATTTGATCTGGT aacaaaatcgtcgaaatttcCTGTCAAAATCGAGGCTAGAGTAGGAGAACTGATTCGTGGCATAGTCATGTCTGAGGCTATGTTTGCAAAGGAACGAG GCAAGCTGGCTGGAATGAATGAAACGTCGGGGCAGATTGCTCTGAATGAAGCTATTGAGCCATCTGCTCTGGTGGAACGCGTTCTGCTTGTGGCTAATATGTCAGTTGTTTCGTCGCAGTCAGAAGAAGGAAAGGTTACCGTTCGCTTTTGCGGTCAGACATCGTgcgatcgcgtcgccgttttgacgtccgtcgccgtcgacgaaaatggAAAGGCGAAAATTGTCATAAATTGCGAAAAGATTGTGATTGGCTCGATGCTGCTGAAGGAAATCAAAGCCGAATTGGCAAAGGCATGA
- the LOC136192213 gene encoding E3 ubiquitin-protein ligase Mdm2-like isoform X1: MASQPYQRGAIYYQISRELGFVLQPTIAQRASLLLSLNQLTEHIRLYLVARNLIDESVRPVVVRCGDDPIGKVLGVREFTLVHDTLCSLLLPHCRKVTVQRPDAPAVIAAVAAAAASRARNRDIAATPTPTRPFIVPPSALRPSDSGPSAASRREAARSREEQSRESRPSIEEETAVPVASSTQSSLGYDTGNDSDATIILSAGEEQKEEEKEEVEEEEEEEEEELEEDEAEEEEEEEEEMEMFDSQESGIFIERHQQLSQEDTDVPEVNDDNYIFLDDMLTEYEFTEYEPESVSSSDGSLYSDSAESESEQMINAQVGTVDTDVRSSVGVHSATAAAAARTCVVCLTRPVNATITHGVSAHFVCCMRCGRRLARKRKGCPICRKTIESVILTYT; the protein is encoded by the exons ATGGCTAGTCAGCCGTACCAACGGGGAGCCATCTAC TACCAAATATCGCGCGAATTGGGCTTTGTCCTTCAACCGACGATAGCCCAGCGAGCGTCGCTGCTTCTTTCGCTCAATCAG CTAACGGAACACATTCGCCTCTATCTCGTCGCTCGCAACCTGATCGACGAATCCGTGCGCCCGGTCGTCGTTCGCTGTGGCGACGATCCAATCGGCAAAGTCCTCGGCGTTCGAGAATTCACACTCGTTCACGACACGCTCTG CTCTTTGCTGCTGCCCCACTGCCGCAAAGTGACTGTCCAAAGACCCGACGCTCCCGCCGTCATCGctgccgttgccgccgcggcggcgtctCGCGCTCGAAACCGTGACATCGCTGCGACTCCGACTCCGACTCGTCCCTTCATTGTACCTCCCTCAGCGCTGCGTCCATCTGACTCGGGACCATCAGCTGCTTCTCGAAGAGAGGCGGCAAGATCGAGAGAAGAGCAATCGAGGGAATCTCGGCCGTCTATCG AAGAGGAGACAGCAGTTCCCGTTGCTTCTTCGACTCAAAGTTCTCTCGGCTACGACACGGGCAACGACAGCGATGCAACGATCATCTTGTCAGCCGGAGAAGAAcaaaaggaggaagaaaaagaagaggtagaggaagaagaagaagaagaagaagaagaactggaggaggacgaggcagaggaagaggaggaggaggaggaagagatggAAATGTTTGACTCTCAAGAGTCTGGCATTTTTATCGAGCGTCACCAGCAATTGTCTCAAGAGGACACCGACGTGCCAGAagtcaacgacgacaactaCATCTTTCTTGACGACATGCTAACCGAGTACGAATTCACGGAATACGAACCGGAGAGCGTATCGAGTTCAGACGGTTCATTGTACTCCGACTCTGCCGAGTCGGAATCAGAACAGATGATCAATGCTCAAGTGGGAACTGTTGATACTGACGTCAGGTCCTCAGTTGGCGTGCACagtgcgacggcggcggcggcggcgcgcacGTGCGTCGTCTGCTTGACGCGGCCCGTCAATGCGACAATCACCCACGGGGTTTCGGCACACTTTGTCTGCTGCATGCGCTGTGGACGACGTTTGgcaagaaagcgaaagggCTGTCCGATATGTAGAAAAACTATTGAGTCCGTTATATTGACTTATACCTAA